A single region of the Rhipicephalus microplus isolate Deutch F79 chromosome 10, USDA_Rmic, whole genome shotgun sequence genome encodes:
- the LOC142774845 gene encoding uncharacterized protein LOC142774845 — MAQLELDPLFLKALRLLHSKAKDSAEQLRQLIEDTLVQRQSASGTSTGRDTKTLLTTIKLESDGRAHLLGRRQSPKQEAGAGNNGGPPALSAIRSLSTDEPRRKDPPPLECKPPPLPISAIKPDTPSPVLEASSSVN; from the exons ATGGCTCAGTTAGAGTTGGACCCGCTGTTCCTCAAGGCCCTGCGACTGTTGCATTCGAAGGCGAAGGATTCGGCCGAACAGCTGCGACAGCTCATCGAAGACACACTCGTCCAACGCCAGAGTGCCAGTGGAACCTCTACGGGGAGGGACACCAAGACGTTACTCACCACAATAAAACTG GAAAGTGATGGCAGAGCTCACCTACTGGGGCGGCGGCAGTCGCCCAAGCAAGAGGCCGGAGCTGGCAACAACGGAGGCCCACCTGCCCTGTCAGCTATCCGTAGCCTATCCACTGACGAGCCAAGGCGGAAAGACCCACCGCCTTTAGAGTGCAAGCCGCCTCCTCTCCCCATCTCGGCCATTAAACCAGACACCCCATCGCCTGTCTTAGAGGCAAGCAGTTCGGTGAATTAA
- the LOC142774658 gene encoding uncharacterized protein LOC142774658, with protein sequence TNLKPIVYFFFVQVSGLLESKRARTESPQLASSQSASPASRLASSSSPDSSSDGEDFTVDMGQVCVMCNQQDVTAKNQLIECQECHCLYHQECHRPPATDYDVNDPRLVWYCARCTKNMKKMTIKPPKPPSKVPFGVPRELTPPSKPDTPPPLTSQPFKRAELKVPALSSSAGPNKPIGLAGLAANLSKPKPLKPMGSAAQPQKPLPSTAFQNLSSLAAAATAIKSGSSCSAGSSRGNNGGNGSSSSSSSSGPSPPTLVPVSTAGGNGKSASSSLLMSADKRLQIMKKKAAAKMQEKRRVTSK encoded by the exons ACAAATCTGAAACCcattgtctattttttttttgtacaggtgAGCGGTTTGTTGGAATCCAAGCGTGCCCGCACAGAGTCACCGCAGCTAGCCTCGTCTCAGTCTGCCTCTCCTGCGAGTCGTCTCGCCTCATCCTCATCGCCAGACTCGAGTAGCGATGGAGAAGACTTCACCGTGGACATGGGCCAAGTGTGTGTGATGTGCAA CCAACAAGACGTAACTGCCAAGAATCAGTTGATTGAATGCCAGGAGTGCCACTGCCTCTATCACCAG GAGTGCCATAGACCGCCAGCCACAGACTATGATGTCAACGACCCCCGCCTTGTATGGTACTGCGCCCGGTGCACGAAGAATATGAAGAAAATG ACCATTAAGCCTCCCAAGCCACCATCAAAGGTGCCCTTTGGTGTTCCACGAGAATTGACACCACCGAGCAAACCAGACACGCCTCCGCCACTGACGTCTCAGCCATTCAAGCGTGCCGAGTTGAAG GTTCCTGCACTGTCTTCCTCTGCCGGCCCAAACAAGCCCATCGGACTTGCGGGTCTTGCCGCAAACCTGAGCAAGCCGAAGCCACTGAAGCCGATGGGTTCTGCCGCACAGCCACAGAAGCCGCTGCCCTCCACCGCATTCCAGAATCTCTCGAGCCTAGCCGCAGCCGCCACCGCCATAAAGTCTGGCTCTTCCTGTTCCGCCGGATCCTCCCGAGGAAACAACGGGGGCAACGGCAGTTCCTCGTCATCGAGCTCCTCCGGCCCATCGCCGCCGACACTCGTCCCTGTGAGCACCGCGGGCGGCAATGGGAAGTCGGCATCCTCATCTCTACTTATGTCTGCGGACAAGCGGCTGCAAATAATGAAGAAGAAAGCCGCAGCAAAGATGCAGGAAAAGCGACGAGTCACGTCGAAGTAG
- the LOC142774657 gene encoding tetratricopeptide repeat protein 33-like, translating to MKATAFGWKRKASGKVATVLAAAFAENCADENADPPEGVDWLSGYKRRRNLLLEDCAQKSRRLRQEGTTLAELDRCWEALKKFDEALQLTPGDVKIHEMRAQVLMLLREDFAAVQEAEQVVKLDPLWWVAHQTLGRAQLQLGEIQMALRSFCSAVHLNPADEELRTEDLLYTSQLLRKKLVAEETAKETPVCFDEDGNVVEVQETETPKPELVRCREIR from the exons ATGAAGGCAACCGCCTTCGGGTGGAAGCGCAAGGCGAGTGGAAAAGTGGCGACGGTCCTGGCAGCCGCATTTGCAGAGAACTGCGCGGACGAAAACGCCGATCCTCCCGAAGGCGTAGACTGGTTAAGCGGCTACAAGCGTCGCAGAAACCTGCTGTTGGAAGACTGCGCTCAAAAAAGTCGTCGCCTTCGGCAAGAAGGGACGACACTAGCGGAACTCGACAG GTGCTGggaagctctgaagaaatttgaTGAAGCGCTCCAGCTCACACCTGGCGATGTCAAAATTCACGAGATGAGAGCTCAG gtgctgatgctgctgcgagaAGACTTTGCAGCTGTTCAGGAGGCAGAGCAAGTTGTCAAGCTTGATCCCTTGTGGTGGGTCGCACACCAGACCCTTGGACGAGCGCAGCTACAGTTGGGCGAGATTCAAATG GCACTGCGAAGTTTCTGCTCTGCGGTTCACCTCAATCCCGCGGACGAAGAGCTTCGTACGGAGGACCTCCTTTACACTTCGCAGCTTCTGAGAAAGAAACTGGTTGCGGAAGAGACTGCGAAGGAGACCCCAGTCTGCTTTGACGAAGATGGCAACGTAGTCGAGGTGCAAGAAACCGAAACTCCTAAACCCGAACTCGTTCGTTGTCGAGAGATCAGGTGA